From a region of the Actinomadura luzonensis genome:
- a CDS encoding quinone oxidoreductase family protein — MHAIIVSAQGGPEVLEYVERPDPTPGDGEVVVDVAASGVNFIDIYHRSGTYPLPLPITIGSEGAGTVSAVGPGVQDVAVGDTVAWANVLGSYAEKAIVPAGRLVPVPEGVSADVAAATMLQGMTAHYLTHSTHEVKEGDRVLVHAGAGGMGQLLIQLAKLRGAKVYTTVSTAEKEKLAREAGADEVLRYDDFAETLRGTIDVVYDGVGKATFDGGLDVLRPRGLMALYGAASGPVPPLDPQVLNRKGSLFLTRPTLVHYIAERSELLQRASDLFGWIAEGRLHVNVSHRYPLAEARQAHEDLAGRRTTGKLLLIP, encoded by the coding sequence ATGCATGCCATCATCGTCTCCGCCCAGGGCGGTCCCGAGGTTCTCGAGTACGTCGAGCGTCCCGACCCCACTCCTGGTGACGGCGAGGTCGTGGTCGACGTCGCCGCCAGCGGGGTCAACTTCATCGACATCTACCACCGCTCCGGCACGTACCCGCTGCCGCTCCCGATCACCATCGGCTCCGAGGGGGCGGGCACCGTCTCGGCCGTCGGGCCCGGCGTCCAGGACGTCGCCGTCGGCGACACCGTGGCGTGGGCCAACGTGCTCGGCAGTTACGCCGAGAAGGCCATCGTTCCGGCCGGGCGGCTGGTGCCAGTGCCTGAGGGCGTGTCGGCCGACGTCGCGGCCGCGACGATGTTGCAGGGCATGACCGCCCACTACCTGACGCACTCCACGCACGAGGTCAAGGAGGGCGACCGGGTCCTCGTCCACGCCGGCGCGGGCGGCATGGGCCAGCTGCTGATCCAGCTCGCCAAGCTGCGCGGGGCCAAGGTGTACACGACGGTCTCGACCGCCGAGAAGGAGAAGCTGGCCCGCGAGGCCGGCGCGGACGAGGTGCTGCGCTACGACGACTTCGCGGAGACGCTGCGCGGCACGATCGACGTCGTGTACGACGGCGTCGGCAAGGCGACGTTCGACGGCGGCCTGGACGTGCTGCGCCCGCGCGGCCTGATGGCCCTGTACGGGGCGGCGAGCGGCCCGGTGCCGCCCCTCGACCCGCAGGTCCTCAACAGGAAGGGCTCGCTCTTCCTCACCCGGCCCACGCTGGTGCACTACATCGCCGAGCGGTCCGAGCTGCTCCAGCGGGCGTCCGACCTGTTCGGCTGGATCGCGGAGGGCAGGCTGCACGTCAACGTCTCGCACCGGTACCCGTTGGCGGAGGCGCGGCAGGCGCACGAGGACCTGGCGGGACGCCGCACCACCGGGAAGCTGCTGCTCATCCCATGA
- a CDS encoding LysE family translocator — MAVPAQFAGAEVAGAVWSFAAVVALLTVTPGLDTALVLRTSLMSGRRAAWGVTFGIQLGTLTWGVLTAAGLSALLAASQTAYTVLRWAGAAYLVWLGLRMLLARRGRQGDPQPEEAEGPGGQKGEGGFWAALRRGLTTNLLNPKVGAFYVAMLPQFIPDGAPHAVMGLLLAGVHVAEGLLWSALLIGFAALMGGVLRSPAVRRLLDRLCGAVIVGFGVRLALASD, encoded by the coding sequence ATGGCCGTTCCCGCCCAGTTCGCGGGGGCGGAGGTGGCGGGGGCCGTGTGGTCGTTCGCGGCCGTGGTGGCGTTGCTGACCGTGACGCCGGGGCTGGACACGGCGCTGGTCCTGCGTACGTCGCTCATGAGCGGCAGGCGGGCGGCCTGGGGCGTGACCTTCGGCATCCAGCTCGGGACGCTCACCTGGGGCGTGCTCACGGCCGCCGGCCTGTCGGCGCTGCTGGCGGCCTCGCAGACCGCGTACACCGTGCTGCGCTGGGCCGGGGCGGCGTACCTGGTGTGGCTGGGGCTGCGCATGCTCCTGGCCCGGCGGGGGCGCCAGGGCGACCCCCAGCCGGAGGAGGCCGAGGGGCCCGGCGGGCAGAAGGGGGAGGGCGGCTTCTGGGCGGCGTTGCGTCGGGGGCTCACCACGAACCTGCTCAACCCCAAGGTCGGGGCGTTCTACGTGGCGATGTTGCCGCAGTTCATCCCGGACGGGGCGCCGCACGCCGTCATGGGCCTGCTGCTGGCCGGCGTGCACGTGGCCGAAGGGCTGCTGTGGAGCGCGCTGCTGATCGGGTTCGCGGCGCTGATGGGCGGCGTGCTGCGGTCGCCGGCGGTGCGGCGCCTCCTCGACCGGTTGTGCGGTGCGGTGATCGTGGGGTTCGGGGTGCGGCTGGCGCTGGCGAGCGACTGA